A single genomic interval of Polaribacter vadi harbors:
- a CDS encoding DegT/DnrJ/EryC1/StrS family aminotransferase produces MNSKIWLSSPHMGGNEQKYVQEAFDTNWVAPLGPNVNGFEQDLENYIGEKSKVACLSSGTAALHLALILANVQQDDEVLCQSMTFSASANPIVYQKAKPVFIDSEEDTWNLCPLHLEAAIKDGIAKGKKPKAIIVVHLYGMPAKMDAILAIAQQYGVTLIEDAAEALGSSYKGQKCGTFGDFGILSFNGNKIITTSGGGALVCKTEASKQKAIFLATQARDNAPHYQHSEIGYNYRMSNIVAGIGRGQMEVLDKHISYRRNNNQFYQEIFKDVNGVTVFKETTNDFFSNHWLSCIVIDAAITGFSREDLRLHLEKENIESRPLWKPMHLQPVFNDYKYFGANIAENLFKKGLCLPSGSNLTDADRERIAKSIKNLL; encoded by the coding sequence ATGAATAGCAAAATATGGTTATCCTCTCCACATATGGGAGGCAATGAACAAAAATATGTACAAGAAGCGTTTGACACAAATTGGGTAGCTCCTTTAGGACCTAATGTAAATGGTTTTGAACAGGACTTAGAAAACTATATAGGTGAAAAATCAAAAGTAGCTTGTTTGTCATCAGGAACAGCTGCACTGCATTTAGCATTGATTTTAGCCAATGTTCAGCAAGATGATGAGGTGCTTTGCCAGTCGATGACATTTTCTGCATCAGCCAATCCTATTGTGTATCAGAAGGCAAAACCAGTCTTTATTGATAGTGAAGAAGATACTTGGAATTTGTGTCCACTACATTTAGAAGCTGCTATTAAAGATGGTATTGCGAAAGGAAAAAAACCGAAGGCAATCATTGTAGTTCATTTGTATGGAATGCCTGCAAAAATGGATGCCATTTTAGCAATTGCGCAGCAGTATGGGGTCACTTTAATTGAAGACGCAGCAGAGGCTTTAGGTTCCAGCTACAAAGGACAGAAATGTGGAACCTTTGGCGACTTTGGTATTTTATCTTTTAATGGAAATAAAATTATCACGACTTCTGGTGGTGGTGCCTTAGTTTGTAAAACGGAAGCATCAAAACAAAAGGCAATTTTCTTAGCTACGCAAGCTAGAGATAACGCTCCTCATTACCAACATTCGGAAATAGGCTATAATTATAGAATGAGCAATATTGTAGCTGGTATTGGTCGAGGGCAAATGGAGGTGCTAGATAAACATATTTCTTACAGAAGAAACAACAATCAATTTTACCAAGAAATTTTTAAAGATGTAAATGGAGTCACTGTTTTTAAAGAAACTACCAATGATTTCTTTTCAAACCATTGGTTAAGTTGTATTGTAATTGATGCAGCAATAACCGGTTTTTCAAGAGAGGATTTGCGTTTACATTTAGAAAAAGAAAATATTGAATCAAGACCTTTATGGAAACCTATGCATTTACAGCCCGTTTTTAACGATTACAAATATTTTGGTGCAAATATAGCAGAGAATTTATTTAAAAAAGGATTGTGTTTGCCTTCAGGTTCTAATTTAACTGATGCTGATAGAGAAAGAATAGCTAAATCTATAAAGAATTTATTGTAA
- a CDS encoding acyl carrier protein: MKKKEFLERFQEELEIEETEIKFKTVIKNLDEWDSMGAMILISFVTNEFNVTLNAEDINSLTTIQSLIERIGLEKFN; this comes from the coding sequence ATGAAGAAAAAAGAATTTTTAGAACGTTTTCAAGAAGAGTTAGAAATAGAAGAAACAGAAATTAAATTTAAAACTGTAATTAAGAATTTAGATGAATGGGACTCTATGGGTGCCATGATATTAATAAGTTTTGTAACTAATGAGTTCAATGTAACCTTAAATGCGGAAGATATAAATTCATTAACGACTATTCAGTCGCTAATAGAAAGAATTGGATTGGAAAAATTTAATTAA
- a CDS encoding acetyltransferase → MSKLCLYGASGHGKVIKDIVLSTNKEVQCFFDDYCINKQFLGLSVFSSDEIKTFEKNEFIISIGDNSIRKIISKKLTVQFAKVIHKKAIVSKDVEIGKGTVVMAGAIINANVKIGKHCIINTNAVVEHDCFLEDFVHISPSATITGNVTINEGAHIGAAATIIPNIKIGKWATVGAGAVVLKDVPEFAIVVGNPARIIKYKEKENE, encoded by the coding sequence ATGAGTAAGCTATGTTTGTATGGAGCTAGTGGCCATGGTAAAGTAATCAAAGATATTGTTTTGTCTACAAACAAAGAGGTGCAATGCTTTTTTGATGATTATTGTATAAACAAACAGTTTTTAGGACTATCAGTTTTCTCATCGGATGAAATAAAAACATTTGAAAAAAATGAATTTATAATTAGCATCGGCGATAATAGTATTCGGAAAATAATAAGTAAAAAATTAACAGTACAATTTGCAAAAGTAATACACAAAAAAGCAATTGTCTCAAAGGATGTAGAAATAGGAAAAGGAACTGTAGTGATGGCTGGTGCCATCATCAATGCAAATGTAAAGATTGGCAAACATTGTATAATTAACACCAATGCCGTGGTTGAACATGATTGTTTTTTAGAAGATTTTGTACATATTTCTCCATCGGCAACAATAACTGGAAATGTAACCATCAATGAAGGTGCACATATTGGAGCAGCTGCTACTATAATTCCAAATATTAAAATTGGAAAATGGGCTACTGTTGGAGCAGGAGCAGTTGTTCTAAAAGATGTGCCTGAGTTTGCAATTGTTGTAGGCAATCCAGCACGAATTATAAAATATAAAGAAAAAGAAAATGAATAG
- a CDS encoding glycosyltransferase family 4 protein codes for MVRKLIRITTVPISLDKLIDGQLSFMVGNNFEVIGISSGGDKLVEVGHKEGVRVVPIEMTRKITPIKDIKAVFKLYKLLKREKPLIVHTHTPKAGIVGMLASYLAKVPNRLHTVAGLPLLEATGVKRKVLNFVEKLTYSCATKVYPNSFGLKKIIVDNKLSKSDKLKVIANGSSNGIDTSYFNPTLFLESTKQKLKEDLNIFENDFVFIFVGRVVADKGVNELVAAFEMLSKETESIKLLIVGPFEEELDPLNEKTKALIKANKKIISVGYQNDVRLYFSISDALVFPSYREGFPNVVLQAGAMNLPSIVSNINGCNEIIEENINGYIIPVKNEVALYNAMGSLIKDDKMKLNAREMITSRFEQKVVWEALLDEYKILDNNV; via the coding sequence ATGGTTAGGAAGTTAATTAGAATAACAACAGTCCCTATTTCTTTAGATAAACTTATCGACGGGCAACTCTCCTTCATGGTAGGAAATAATTTTGAGGTTATAGGGATTAGCTCTGGAGGTGATAAACTAGTTGAGGTAGGCCATAAAGAAGGTGTTCGTGTTGTTCCAATAGAAATGACTCGTAAAATAACCCCAATCAAAGATATAAAGGCAGTATTTAAACTATACAAACTCTTAAAGAGAGAAAAACCTCTAATAGTGCATACACATACGCCAAAGGCAGGTATTGTAGGTATGTTGGCATCTTATTTGGCAAAAGTGCCAAATAGATTGCATACAGTTGCAGGGCTACCATTATTAGAGGCAACAGGAGTTAAAAGGAAAGTTTTAAATTTTGTAGAGAAGTTAACCTACAGTTGTGCAACAAAAGTTTATCCTAATTCTTTTGGTTTAAAAAAAATTATAGTTGATAACAAATTATCTAAATCCGATAAACTTAAAGTTATTGCAAATGGTAGCTCTAACGGTATAGATACCTCTTATTTTAATCCAACATTGTTTTTAGAAAGTACTAAACAGAAATTAAAAGAGGATTTAAATATATTTGAAAATGATTTTGTTTTTATATTTGTAGGTAGAGTTGTAGCGGATAAAGGAGTTAATGAGTTAGTAGCAGCTTTCGAAATGTTATCAAAAGAAACAGAAAGTATAAAATTACTAATAGTAGGACCTTTTGAAGAGGAATTAGACCCGTTAAATGAAAAAACAAAAGCTTTAATTAAGGCAAATAAAAAAATAATTTCGGTCGGGTATCAGAATGATGTTCGTCTATATTTTTCGATTTCTGATGCATTGGTGTTTCCTAGCTATAGAGAAGGGTTTCCAAATGTAGTACTGCAAGCAGGAGCAATGAATTTACCTAGTATAGTTTCTAATATAAATGGCTGTAATGAAATTATAGAAGAAAATATAAATGGGTATATTATTCCTGTAAAAAATGAAGTTGCGCTGTATAATGCTATGGGAAGTTTAATAAAAGATGATAAAATGAAATTGAATGCAAGAGAAATGATTACCAGCCGTTTTGAACAAAAAGTTGTTTGGGAAGCATTACTTGACGAATATAAAATATTAGATAATAATGTATAA
- a CDS encoding sugar transferase, whose amino-acid sequence MYKFFFKRFFDLIIGVIGLILFFPFFVIVLVALSVSNKGTPFFYQKRPGLHGEIFKIIKFKTMNDKKDKHGHLLPDDQRLTKMGQFVRKTSLDELPQILNLLKGDMTIIGPRPLLPEYLPLYSERQKKRHLVKPGISGWAQINGRNAISWEQKFEYDVWYVENFSFLLDAKIFLMTFFKVFKSEGVSTDNQATTTKFEGNE is encoded by the coding sequence ATGTATAAGTTTTTTTTTAAACGCTTTTTCGATTTAATTATAGGTGTAATAGGGCTTATTCTATTTTTTCCCTTCTTTGTCATTGTCTTAGTAGCTTTATCCGTTAGTAATAAAGGAACCCCTTTTTTTTATCAAAAAAGACCTGGATTACATGGGGAAATCTTTAAAATCATTAAGTTTAAAACCATGAATGATAAAAAAGATAAGCATGGTCACTTGTTACCAGATGATCAAAGGTTAACAAAAATGGGGCAGTTTGTAAGGAAAACGTCTTTAGACGAACTTCCTCAAATACTCAATTTGCTAAAAGGAGATATGACAATAATTGGCCCAAGACCCTTGTTGCCAGAATATTTGCCATTGTATTCTGAAAGACAAAAAAAAAGACATTTAGTAAAACCAGGGATCTCTGGTTGGGCACAGATAAATGGAAGAAATGCCATTAGCTGGGAGCAGAAGTTTGAATATGATGTTTGGTATGTGGAAAACTTCTCTTTTCTATTAGATGCAAAAATTTTTTTAATGACTTTTTTTAAAGTATTTAAATCAGAAGGTGTTAGTACAGATAATCAAGCTACAACAACAAAATTTGAAGGAAATGAGTAA
- a CDS encoding polysaccharide biosynthesis protein — protein MLRSFFLKTLNKYASRWLVLGIDVLLVCFSFLLAYIIRFNITFNFNTDQLILQVPIIIVVALSSFLMVGSYKGIVRHTGTKDAFNVFLGITIYTGLISFIVIVNQLFKLSAFTIPISIIIIHYFVAVFILIISRYVFKAFYDVISTELNTIRNVLIFGAGEAGIITYGALNRDKKYNYDILGFVDDDPNKINKKIDRIKIFDFSKIDEDFVNKYDLSEVIISTQKIKPSRLLEITDKLLTLDIEIKIVPPLVTWIDGDLQANQIKQVNIDDLLDRQQILINNPIVKKEVTDKVVLVTGAAGSIGSELSRQLASYSLQQLVLVDQAESALYDLQQELHQKGITTFSALVADVRDKKRMREIFKEYQPQKVFHAAAYKHVPLMEDSPYEAIKINIFGTKNIADLAIKYKVERFVMVSTDKAVNPTNVMGATKRVAEMYISCLSKQQKKTKFTTTRFGNVLGSNGSVIPLFKKQIEHGGPLTVTHKEITRYFMTIPEACRLVLEAGTMGKGGEIYIFDMGESVKIYEMAKRMISLSGLQYPEDIDIKITGLRPGEKLYEELLASGEDTIKTYHEKIMIAKTQKINDRAILEWIEELAIQKSKLSSSEIVSKLKGLVPEYISNNSKFEILDKSDKVG, from the coding sequence ATGCTAAGAAGTTTTTTTTTAAAAACATTAAATAAATATGCCTCTAGATGGTTGGTTTTAGGTATTGATGTTTTGCTGGTTTGTTTTTCTTTTTTACTAGCCTACATCATCCGTTTTAATATCACGTTCAATTTTAACACGGATCAATTGATACTGCAAGTTCCAATCATTATCGTTGTTGCTTTGAGTAGTTTTTTAATGGTAGGTTCTTATAAAGGGATTGTAAGACATACAGGCACCAAAGATGCTTTTAATGTTTTTTTAGGAATTACTATTTATACAGGATTAATTTCTTTTATAGTTATTGTGAACCAGCTCTTTAAGCTCAGTGCCTTTACCATTCCTATTTCCATTATTATCATTCATTATTTTGTGGCTGTTTTTATCCTTATCATTAGTCGCTATGTGTTTAAGGCGTTTTATGATGTAATTTCAACCGAATTGAATACGATTCGAAATGTATTGATATTTGGAGCTGGAGAAGCAGGGATTATTACCTATGGCGCTTTGAATAGAGATAAAAAATATAATTATGATATTTTAGGGTTTGTAGATGATGACCCTAATAAAATTAATAAAAAAATTGATCGTATAAAAATCTTTGACTTTTCTAAAATTGATGAAGACTTTGTGAATAAATATGATTTAAGTGAGGTGATTATTTCTACTCAAAAAATAAAACCCTCTCGTTTGTTAGAAATTACAGACAAATTGTTGACATTAGACATAGAAATAAAAATAGTACCTCCTTTAGTGACTTGGATTGATGGAGATTTACAAGCCAATCAAATAAAACAAGTGAATATTGATGATTTACTCGATAGACAACAAATTTTAATCAATAATCCTATTGTTAAAAAAGAAGTTACTGATAAAGTTGTACTAGTAACGGGTGCAGCAGGTTCTATTGGGAGCGAACTTTCCAGACAATTGGCCTCTTATAGTTTACAACAATTGGTCTTGGTAGATCAAGCAGAATCTGCCTTATATGATTTGCAACAAGAATTGCATCAAAAAGGGATTACTACTTTTTCAGCCTTGGTGGCAGATGTAAGAGATAAAAAAAGAATGCGTGAAATATTCAAGGAATATCAACCTCAAAAAGTATTTCATGCTGCTGCCTATAAACATGTGCCTTTAATGGAAGATAGCCCGTATGAAGCTATTAAAATAAATATTTTTGGTACTAAAAACATTGCAGATTTAGCCATTAAATATAAAGTAGAACGTTTTGTGATGGTTTCTACAGACAAAGCTGTCAACCCTACGAATGTCATGGGCGCTACTAAGAGAGTTGCAGAAATGTATATCAGTTGTTTGAGTAAACAACAAAAGAAAACAAAATTTACCACCACGCGTTTTGGGAATGTATTGGGCTCCAATGGGTCTGTAATTCCGTTATTTAAAAAACAAATAGAACATGGTGGGCCATTGACGGTTACTCATAAAGAGATTACACGGTATTTTATGACCATTCCAGAAGCTTGCAGATTGGTGTTGGAAGCTGGAACCATGGGGAAAGGTGGAGAAATTTACATCTTTGACATGGGAGAATCTGTGAAAATTTATGAAATGGCAAAAAGAATGATTTCTTTATCGGGTTTACAATATCCAGAAGATATTGATATTAAAATAACAGGTTTGCGTCCAGGAGAAAAATTGTATGAGGAACTATTGGCTTCAGGAGAAGACACCATAAAAACCTATCATGAGAAAATTATGATTGCCAAAACTCAAAAAATTAATGACAGGGCTATTTTAGAATGGATAGAAGAACTTGCTATTCAAAAAAGTAAATTGTCTAGCTCAGAAATTGTGAGCAAATTAAAAGGGTTAGTGCCGGAATACATCTCTAACAATTCAAAATTTGAAATTTTGGACAAATCAGACAAAGTTGGCTAA
- a CDS encoding ketoacyl-ACP synthase III, which yields MGAYIKGIEYVYPEKSITNDVLLKEFPDYNFSKFENKVGIRTRYVVGENETALSLAIKAVNKLLHNNIDKSSIDFVLYCTQSPEYFLPTTACILQDACGLRTNIGALDFNLGCSGYTYGLSLAKGLINSGQTKNVLLVTAETYSKYIHKQDKSNRAIFGDAATATLISTSEEELLGDFSFGTDGSGAEKLIVKNGGSKFQYQVDPSLKEYGSDNNYTDNHLYMNGPEIFNFTSNAIPKFTESVLKLNNIEKNAVDQFIFHQANAFMLNFLRKRTKIDKNKFFIDLLDGGNTVSNTIPIALKKYSNLKNIAKSEKILLMGFGVGLSWCGGLVTINNKL from the coding sequence ATGGGAGCGTATATTAAAGGAATTGAATATGTTTATCCTGAAAAATCAATTACAAACGATGTTTTGTTAAAAGAATTTCCAGATTATAATTTTTCAAAATTCGAGAATAAGGTTGGTATTCGCACGAGATATGTGGTTGGTGAGAATGAAACTGCACTTTCACTAGCTATTAAAGCAGTGAATAAATTATTACATAATAATATTGATAAAAGTTCAATAGATTTTGTTTTATACTGCACCCAAAGTCCAGAATATTTTTTGCCAACCACAGCATGTATCTTACAGGATGCATGTGGTCTAAGAACTAATATTGGAGCATTGGATTTTAATTTGGGTTGTTCAGGCTATACGTATGGTTTAAGCTTGGCAAAAGGATTAATTAATTCGGGGCAGACAAAAAATGTTTTATTAGTGACGGCAGAAACATATTCAAAGTATATTCATAAACAAGATAAATCTAATAGAGCTATTTTTGGGGATGCGGCTACTGCAACATTGATAAGTACTTCTGAGGAAGAATTGTTGGGGGATTTTTCTTTTGGAACAGATGGTTCGGGTGCTGAAAAATTAATTGTTAAAAATGGAGGAAGTAAATTCCAATACCAAGTTGATCCAAGTTTAAAAGAGTATGGTTCTGACAATAACTACACTGATAATCATTTATATATGAATGGCCCTGAAATATTTAATTTCACATCCAATGCTATTCCAAAATTTACAGAATCTGTTTTGAAATTAAATAATATTGAAAAAAATGCTGTTGACCAGTTTATTTTTCATCAGGCCAATGCATTTATGCTCAATTTTTTAAGGAAGAGAACTAAAATTGATAAAAATAAGTTTTTTATTGATTTATTGGATGGCGGTAATACGGTTTCCAATACCATACCGATTGCCTTAAAAAAATATTCCAATTTAAAAAATATAGCCAAATCAGAAAAGATACTACTTATGGGGTTCGGAGTAGGTTTGTCTTGGTGTGGTGGTTTAGTTACAATAAATAATAAATTATAA
- a CDS encoding SDR family NAD(P)-dependent oxidoreductase — protein sequence MNVLLTGATSGIGFETLKELIVGNHTIYAVGRDFTKIQSFTKKHKDLIKEFVFDLSNIDEIENLFKTFNLKDQKLDALIHCAGMEETVPLRMFNPSKVKTIYDINVFSGIELLRYFTKKKYSKDGASVVFLSSVMGVLGQSGKIGYCSTKAAIIGMVKASALEFSKRKIRVNAVLPGIVNTPMTEKLFSQLSEENVNQIIEMHPLGIGEVADVTPMILFLISNKSRWITGQNFIIDGGYSIK from the coding sequence ATGAACGTTTTATTAACTGGGGCAACTTCGGGAATAGGTTTTGAAACACTAAAAGAATTGATAGTTGGAAATCATACCATTTATGCGGTTGGTAGAGATTTTACTAAAATTCAATCTTTTACAAAAAAACATAAGGATCTTATTAAGGAATTTGTTTTTGATCTAAGTAATATTGATGAAATTGAAAATTTATTTAAAACATTTAACTTGAAGGATCAAAAATTGGATGCCTTAATACATTGTGCTGGAATGGAGGAAACAGTTCCATTAAGAATGTTTAATCCAAGTAAAGTGAAAACAATTTATGATATAAATGTTTTTTCAGGAATAGAGTTACTCAGGTATTTTACAAAGAAGAAATATAGCAAAGATGGGGCTAGTGTAGTTTTTTTATCATCAGTTATGGGTGTTTTAGGCCAGTCAGGTAAAATTGGGTATTGTTCAACAAAAGCCGCAATAATAGGAATGGTAAAAGCGAGTGCTCTTGAATTTAGTAAAAGAAAAATTAGAGTAAATGCTGTTTTACCTGGAATCGTAAACACGCCAATGACAGAGAAATTATTTAGTCAACTAAGTGAAGAAAATGTAAATCAGATAATTGAAATGCATCCTTTAGGCATAGGGGAAGTGGCGGATGTTACCCCAATGATTTTATTTTTAATTTCTAATAAATCGAGATGGATTACGGGGCAAAACTTTATTATAGACGGAGGTTACTCTATAAAATAA